The following are from one region of the Paenibacillus protaetiae genome:
- a CDS encoding ABC transporter substrate-binding protein encodes MAFWKRFAGVSTTIVLAASLAACGSNNSGNNSQASDAPAANDSGAASGQKVKLRIMWWGAEARHQATLNALDLYTKEHPNVTFEPEYSGMDGYLDKLSTQAAAKNAPDIFQIDPSWVSDWASRGQLAELPNVDLSNVDAKLVNAGKYEDKQIAVPLGSAAEGMIYDKAALEKMGLTAPQNGWTWDDFFALAKASKPKLAQGQYFTKDYAGDYFAYSAYQYAAGKGLLVTEDGKFHIDEETFLKWTTQFQELREQGIVPPADVNASDKEFDPTGDLMVKGTILFRLGFSNNFTSWNSLKPGAYAMITMPRNVEAGGWLKPALFFGVSENSAQKEEAQKFLDWFTNDPEAVKILGTTRGNPVNDKVAAEIASSFSDADKVGIDMYNATAVDGQQWTAGASGWSNWVDKDWALVRDELSFGKVDPQGAFDELKSTAQEYEN; translated from the coding sequence ATGGCATTTTGGAAGCGCTTCGCCGGAGTTTCGACTACCATTGTATTGGCGGCATCCCTTGCGGCTTGCGGGAGCAACAACTCGGGCAACAACAGTCAAGCGTCAGATGCGCCAGCAGCTAACGACAGCGGCGCGGCATCCGGCCAAAAAGTAAAGCTTCGCATTATGTGGTGGGGCGCGGAAGCGCGTCATCAAGCGACGCTGAACGCGTTGGACCTGTACACGAAAGAACATCCAAACGTGACCTTCGAGCCTGAATATTCGGGTATGGACGGATACCTGGACAAATTGTCCACACAAGCGGCTGCGAAAAACGCGCCGGATATTTTCCAAATTGACCCAAGCTGGGTGTCCGACTGGGCTTCCCGTGGTCAATTGGCAGAGCTGCCTAATGTAGATCTGTCTAACGTAGATGCTAAGCTTGTTAACGCTGGCAAATACGAAGACAAGCAAATTGCGGTTCCGCTCGGCTCCGCTGCGGAAGGCATGATTTACGACAAAGCGGCACTGGAAAAAATGGGGCTGACCGCTCCGCAAAACGGCTGGACTTGGGATGATTTCTTTGCGCTTGCCAAAGCATCAAAACCGAAACTGGCGCAAGGTCAATACTTTACAAAAGATTATGCAGGCGACTACTTCGCATACAGCGCATACCAGTACGCTGCCGGCAAAGGTTTGCTTGTAACGGAAGACGGCAAATTCCATATCGACGAAGAAACGTTCCTGAAATGGACAACCCAGTTCCAGGAGCTGCGTGAGCAAGGCATCGTGCCTCCGGCTGACGTGAACGCTTCGGATAAAGAGTTTGACCCGACAGGCGACCTGATGGTGAAAGGCACGATCTTGTTCCGCCTTGGCTTCTCGAACAACTTTACATCTTGGAACAGCCTGAAGCCTGGCGCATATGCCATGATTACAATGCCTCGTAATGTAGAAGCAGGCGGCTGGCTGAAACCGGCGTTGTTCTTCGGCGTATCGGAGAACTCCGCACAGAAAGAAGAAGCTCAAAAATTCCTTGACTGGTTCACAAATGATCCGGAAGCGGTTAAAATTTTGGGTACAACCCGCGGCAACCCGGTTAACGACAAAGTAGCGGCAGAGATTGCATCCAGCTTCTCCGATGCGGACAAAGTCGGCATTGATATGTACAATGCAACTGCGGTTGACGGCCAACAATGGACAGCAGGCGCAAGCGGCTGGAGCAACTGGGTAGATAAAGACTGGGCGCTTGTACGCGACGAGCTGAGCTTCGGCAAAGTAGATCCGCAAGGCGCATTTGACGAACTGAAAAGCACGGCACAAGAATACGAAAACTAA
- a CDS encoding response regulator transcription factor — translation MWKIAIIDDDRQVLQGMKNAIPWEELHAEWAGEALNGQDGLEMIRAEKPDIVITDIYMPVMNGLDMIEQLRSDCFEGRIIILSGYSDFEYARQALRLNVSDYLSKPISLPTLKEVLGQTINGLMEDEERKLRQDEWEERIKRLAPIMEKEWIKGAISGTLGELYKQDEDVAVPYRYWTSTQHAVIGIDIVRNERVGSVSLSDLNLFRFAVRNIACEVAAGFFAHFEYTELHGTHSALLVHPDQHTDVKAAEVQLLQLGKQIKDAVESYLKLKLKIGIGGIKSCWKEIPDSTEEAFRAIDWKSHPLEPGADIYGIGNTAEKKQTQLIRPVKFYQELGAAIKAGQETLACQLADDFAGQLSGPDEPDSEYLQLLAREISAIMAYSMYEVGTVLDEICPSEVHDQEWASIATVQQLTSWLKDKITSICSSRQWKGNGKHRQAVDFMIQYIHDHYPKDITLADLADKVFISRNYLSHIFKSITGDSFNTYLTRVRMEKAKELLMERKMLVYEVAEKVGYQNVPYFSTLFKKYSGMNPTDLVKS, via the coding sequence ATGTGGAAAATTGCTATCATTGACGACGACCGCCAAGTTCTGCAAGGAATGAAAAACGCTATTCCGTGGGAAGAGCTTCATGCAGAATGGGCCGGCGAAGCGTTAAACGGCCAGGACGGTCTTGAGATGATCCGTGCAGAGAAGCCGGACATTGTCATTACCGATATATATATGCCGGTCATGAACGGCCTGGATATGATCGAGCAGCTTCGTTCGGACTGCTTTGAAGGGCGGATTATCATTCTTAGCGGATATTCCGATTTTGAATATGCGAGACAGGCGCTCCGGTTAAACGTTAGCGATTACTTGTCGAAACCGATCAGCCTTCCGACATTAAAAGAAGTGCTTGGACAAACGATCAATGGGCTTATGGAAGATGAGGAACGGAAATTAAGGCAGGATGAATGGGAAGAACGGATTAAGCGGCTTGCGCCGATTATGGAAAAAGAATGGATTAAAGGCGCGATTTCCGGCACGCTTGGAGAATTATATAAACAGGATGAAGATGTGGCGGTGCCATATCGCTATTGGACAAGCACGCAGCATGCCGTCATCGGCATTGATATCGTGCGCAATGAACGCGTAGGGTCCGTATCCTTATCGGACCTCAATTTGTTCCGGTTTGCCGTGCGGAACATTGCCTGCGAAGTGGCGGCAGGTTTTTTTGCGCATTTTGAATATACGGAGCTGCACGGCACGCATTCCGCGCTGCTTGTGCACCCGGATCAGCATACGGATGTGAAAGCTGCTGAAGTCCAATTGCTTCAGTTGGGCAAACAAATTAAGGATGCCGTTGAAAGTTACTTGAAGCTGAAGCTGAAAATCGGGATCGGCGGCATTAAATCTTGCTGGAAAGAAATTCCGGACTCTACGGAAGAAGCTTTTCGCGCGATAGACTGGAAGAGCCATCCGCTTGAGCCTGGTGCAGATATATACGGCATCGGCAATACCGCTGAGAAGAAACAAACCCAGCTCATTCGCCCGGTCAAGTTTTATCAAGAGCTTGGCGCAGCTATTAAGGCCGGCCAAGAGACACTTGCCTGCCAGCTGGCTGATGATTTTGCCGGTCAGCTGTCTGGACCGGACGAACCGGACAGCGAATATTTGCAGCTGCTGGCGCGTGAAATCAGCGCAATTATGGCGTACAGCATGTATGAGGTTGGCACTGTGCTGGATGAAATATGCCCAAGCGAGGTTCATGACCAGGAATGGGCCAGCATTGCCACTGTCCAGCAGCTGACCTCTTGGCTGAAAGACAAAATTACATCCATTTGCAGCAGCCGGCAATGGAAAGGCAACGGCAAGCACCGGCAAGCTGTTGACTTTATGATCCAATATATTCATGACCATTACCCGAAAGATATTACGCTGGCGGATTTGGCCGACAAGGTGTTTATTTCGCGCAACTATTTGTCCCACATATTCAAGAGCATAACGGGTGACTCATTTAATACGTATTTGACCCGCGTCCGGATGGAGAAAGCGAAAGAGCTGCTTATGGAGCGGAAAATGCTTGTTTATGAAGTGGCGGAGAAGGTGGGGTACCAGAATGTGCCATACTTCAGCACGTTATTCAAAAAGTACAGCGGCATGAATCCGACCGATCTTGTCAAATCTTAA
- a CDS encoding NADPH-dependent FMN reductase has product MSKLNIGIILGSTRQGRVSPQVGQWVKSVADQRGDANYEIVDIADYKLPLFGEVDASEQAAAWNEKLSTLDGFVFIVQEYNHSITASLKNALDFARDAWNNKAAGIVSYGSVGGARAAEHLRGILGELSVADVRIHAALSLFTDFENGSVFKPADLHLTNVNGMLDQVLAWSGALKTLR; this is encoded by the coding sequence ATGTCTAAGTTGAATATCGGCATTATTCTGGGCAGTACCCGTCAAGGACGCGTAAGCCCGCAAGTAGGTCAATGGGTTAAAAGCGTTGCAGATCAACGCGGCGACGCGAACTACGAAATTGTAGATATTGCAGACTATAAGCTCCCGCTGTTTGGCGAAGTGGACGCGTCGGAACAAGCGGCCGCTTGGAACGAAAAGCTCTCCACGCTTGACGGATTTGTTTTTATTGTCCAAGAGTACAACCACAGCATTACCGCATCGCTCAAAAACGCGCTTGATTTTGCTCGTGATGCATGGAACAACAAAGCTGCCGGCATCGTCAGCTACGGTTCTGTAGGCGGCGCACGCGCTGCTGAACATCTTCGCGGCATTTTGGGCGAATTGTCCGTAGCGGACGTTCGCATTCATGCAGCTCTCTCGCTGTTTACCGATTTTGAGAACGGCTCGGTATTTAAGCCGGCTGACCTGCATTTGACGAACGTAAACGGCATGCTCGATCAAGTGCTTGCTTGGAGCGGCGCGCTGAAAACATTGCGTTAA
- a CDS encoding MBOAT family O-acyltransferase, translated as MLFNSLTFLVFLTVVFAAYYLLPRARIVWIGIANAVFYAYAGTGYFVLFASVVTVVYILSKALGGRLRKPALAAGLTVVLGNLFFFKYSLFAVSSLEDAFGFSMPGGFGEHSLVLPIGISFYSFQLIAYLVDVYKGKLQSSRSWLEFWVFISFFAHSAAGPILRGGDFLPQLRRINGKTWNSARFKLGLAYLLMGLAKKLVIVELIVPHVNEYYKHAGALNGVEAWYATYLFAFQIYYDFSAYSEMAVGIGYLLGLRLDLNFRTPYLSANPTEFWRRWHITLSQWIRDYIYIPLGGSRVKEWRIYFNLIAAMTISGLWHGAAWTFILWGLYHGLLQAVHRYYAKLVKKFGWTRLYSSKLYRAAAVALFFHMTVIGWVFFRAGSLADALHMIKQMLLFTGVEPSPRVWKFVLVAGCFYLLHFAEHLIVSWFKRLSLAWQTGIPFWLRGAVYAAVAAALLLLLTNGKASSFIYFQF; from the coding sequence ATGCTGTTTAATTCATTGACGTTTCTCGTTTTTTTAACGGTTGTATTTGCAGCCTATTATTTGCTTCCCCGTGCCCGGATCGTGTGGATTGGCATCGCTAATGCCGTGTTTTACGCTTATGCGGGTACCGGATATTTTGTATTGTTTGCATCGGTTGTAACAGTGGTGTACATATTGTCCAAGGCGCTAGGCGGACGTCTTCGCAAGCCGGCTTTGGCGGCAGGCTTGACGGTTGTGCTCGGCAATTTATTTTTTTTCAAATATTCGCTGTTTGCCGTTAGCAGCCTGGAGGACGCGTTTGGCTTTTCCATGCCGGGCGGATTTGGCGAGCATTCGCTTGTGCTGCCGATCGGCATTTCCTTTTATTCGTTTCAGCTCATCGCTTATCTCGTTGACGTATATAAAGGAAAGCTGCAGTCGAGCCGATCCTGGCTGGAGTTTTGGGTGTTTATTTCGTTTTTTGCCCATTCGGCTGCAGGGCCGATTTTGCGGGGCGGCGATTTTTTGCCGCAGCTCCGGCGCATAAACGGGAAAACATGGAACAGCGCCCGTTTTAAGCTTGGCCTGGCTTATTTGCTGATGGGGCTGGCCAAAAAGCTGGTCATTGTGGAACTGATTGTGCCCCACGTCAACGAATATTACAAACATGCAGGTGCGCTAAACGGGGTGGAAGCGTGGTATGCGACGTATTTGTTTGCGTTTCAGATTTATTATGATTTTTCCGCGTACAGCGAGATGGCGGTAGGCATCGGCTATTTGCTCGGGCTGCGGCTTGACCTTAACTTTAGAACGCCGTATTTAAGCGCAAATCCGACGGAATTTTGGCGGAGATGGCATATTACGTTATCCCAATGGATCCGCGATTATATTTATATCCCGCTTGGCGGATCGCGCGTGAAGGAATGGAGAATTTATTTCAATCTGATTGCGGCGATGACGATCTCGGGGTTATGGCATGGCGCAGCCTGGACATTTATATTGTGGGGGCTGTACCACGGCCTGCTTCAAGCGGTTCACCGGTATTATGCCAAGCTGGTCAAAAAATTCGGCTGGACCCGCCTTTATTCGTCCAAGCTGTATCGAGCTGCAGCAGTGGCGCTGTTTTTTCATATGACGGTAATCGGATGGGTATTTTTCCGTGCCGGCAGCTTGGCGGATGCGCTCCATATGATCAAGCAAATGCTGCTCTTTACCGGCGTGGAGCCATCGCCGAGAGTGTGGAAGTTTGTCCTCGTTGCCGGCTGCTTTTATCTGCTTCATTTTGCAGAGCATCTAATAGTCTCCTGGTTCAAGCGGCTGTCGCTTGCATGGCAGACGGGGATCCCTTTCTGGCTCAGAGGCGCAGTATACGCGGCCGTGGCTGCAGCGCTGCTGCTGCTGCTGACGAATGGAAAAGCAAGCAGCTTTATTTACTTTCAGTTTTAA
- a CDS encoding prenyltransferase, which yields MNIFQQFKKASRMSVIMVILIPIALGAAGAYAWTGEIRWIPLLLSLIGGGAVHLFSNMINDLWDFKNGADGAAKETEGAISTNSGYLTNGVWSYRQFAAVTWTLFGIAAVCGIALVFMSGPLVWLFAGLGALIAYFYVAPPLKLGYRGKGYSEIAILIAFGFLPVAGSYYVQTSEIDYRAVLLSLPIGLLTTLILFNHHFLHWKADRAAGKRTLVVVWGERRALQFSRLLLLIAYICLIVCVLAGALPLYALLGLLMIIPIYAVYNKLGATNESVKYLPLMGAAVKSSTRCGLLMVAALLVQGLTEWL from the coding sequence ATGAACATTTTTCAGCAATTTAAAAAGGCGTCCCGTATGAGCGTCATTATGGTCATACTAATTCCGATCGCGCTTGGTGCTGCAGGCGCATATGCGTGGACCGGGGAAATCCGCTGGATTCCGCTGCTGCTGTCCTTAATTGGCGGCGGGGCTGTCCATTTGTTTTCCAATATGATCAACGATTTATGGGATTTTAAAAATGGCGCCGACGGTGCGGCCAAAGAAACGGAAGGCGCGATATCAACCAATTCCGGTTATTTGACGAACGGCGTCTGGTCCTACCGCCAATTTGCCGCAGTAACGTGGACGTTGTTTGGCATAGCCGCCGTCTGCGGCATTGCGCTTGTTTTTATGAGCGGTCCTCTTGTGTGGCTGTTCGCCGGGCTTGGAGCGCTAATTGCTTATTTTTATGTCGCTCCGCCGCTGAAGCTGGGGTATAGAGGCAAAGGCTACAGCGAGATCGCTATTTTGATAGCTTTCGGTTTTTTACCGGTTGCAGGCTCCTATTATGTGCAAACTTCCGAGATCGACTACCGGGCCGTATTGTTGTCATTGCCGATAGGTCTGCTTACAACCCTTATCTTGTTTAACCATCATTTCCTCCATTGGAAAGCCGACCGGGCTGCCGGCAAGCGGACGCTTGTCGTAGTATGGGGTGAGCGCAGGGCGCTTCAGTTTTCACGGCTGCTGCTCCTTATCGCTTATATCTGCCTGATCGTATGTGTGCTGGCCGGAGCGCTGCCGCTCTATGCGCTGCTTGGCTTGCTCATGATCATTCCGATCTATGCCGTCTATAACAAGCTTGGCGCTACGAATGAATCGGTTAAATATTTGCCGCTTATGGGGGCAGCGGTCAAGTCTTCTACACGCTGCGGGCTGCTGATGGTTGCGGCGCTGTTGGTCCAAGGCTTAACGGAATGGCTGTAA
- a CDS encoding DUF6081 family protein, translated as MDNNEQQFVLGDFHSILEEGKVWKIGGFPLPDGSFWEYREPEAVVIVRNGILYVRAKLSKQNNHVQILDNAKHMYFSNEPVKVPENGEISFELQMRARTQGTAPGDLYDGFVSLNLLDFTTGAALDFFVSNDKYASVYAILPFPGVQVPDTGKTKYFCVFKEETDFEAGEFNTYKITYSQAEDEAVFYLNGREVRREKNIPMKFNEFYVCLGIMTEKDLSPSGSVSVHGQTVIAEYSPVTVEIKA; from the coding sequence ATGGATAACAACGAACAACAATTTGTGCTGGGCGATTTCCACTCGATTTTGGAAGAAGGAAAAGTATGGAAGATAGGCGGCTTTCCGCTGCCGGACGGATCGTTCTGGGAATACCGCGAGCCGGAAGCGGTTGTCATTGTCCGCAACGGTATTTTGTATGTGCGCGCGAAGCTGAGCAAGCAAAACAATCACGTGCAAATTTTGGACAATGCCAAACATATGTATTTCTCCAATGAGCCGGTGAAGGTGCCGGAGAACGGCGAAATCAGCTTTGAGCTGCAGATGAGGGCACGGACGCAAGGTACCGCTCCGGGAGATTTGTACGACGGTTTTGTTTCGCTCAACCTGCTTGATTTTACGACCGGCGCAGCGCTTGATTTTTTTGTGAGCAATGACAAATATGCCAGCGTATATGCCATTCTGCCGTTCCCGGGCGTACAAGTGCCGGATACGGGCAAAACGAAATATTTTTGTGTCTTTAAAGAAGAAACGGATTTTGAAGCGGGCGAATTTAATACGTACAAAATTACGTACAGCCAGGCGGAGGACGAAGCCGTCTTTTATTTGAACGGCCGCGAAGTGCGCCGCGAGAAAAATATCCCGATGAAGTTTAATGAGTTCTACGTCTGCCTAGGCATTATGACGGAAAAAGATTTGTCGCCGTCAGGCAGCGTATCTGTGCACGGACAAACGGTTATCGCCGAGTATTCCCCGGTGACCGTGGAAATTAAAGCGTAA
- a CDS encoding lytic transglycosylase domain-containing protein, translating into MNIDPRIISNMLKLQLTPGLNLTSSSSASALGTETDDNGTSIFDMLLSQYMNAGASPSSIGALDFGEDNSAAGAGSAGSWPGLQGLSDLSGLGDLSGLGDLAGAGTDYDSLITNAAAKYGVDPQLIRSVIQTESGFRPDAVSSVGAKGLMQLMDSTARTLGVTNSFDPAQNINGGTRYLSYLLRKYNGNDQVAVAAYNAGPGTIDRLGIQTNEELQQKLSHLPEETRNYVAKVLNVR; encoded by the coding sequence ATGAATATTGATCCTCGAATCATAAGCAATATGCTTAAGCTGCAGCTGACGCCGGGCCTTAATTTGACTTCTTCGTCATCCGCCAGTGCGCTGGGTACGGAAACGGATGATAACGGAACTTCAATATTTGATATGCTTTTGTCGCAATATATGAATGCTGGGGCAAGCCCGTCGAGTATCGGGGCGCTCGATTTCGGAGAGGATAACTCTGCTGCCGGCGCCGGTTCAGCCGGTTCTTGGCCCGGCTTGCAGGGACTGAGCGATTTAAGCGGTTTGGGTGACTTGAGCGGATTAGGCGATTTAGCCGGGGCTGGAACGGATTACGACAGCCTCATCACGAACGCCGCCGCCAAATACGGCGTAGATCCGCAGCTGATCCGATCAGTGATCCAGACGGAATCCGGTTTTCGGCCGGACGCAGTTTCATCGGTTGGCGCAAAAGGGCTGATGCAGCTGATGGATTCAACTGCCCGTACGCTTGGCGTTACGAACTCGTTTGACCCGGCCCAAAACATTAACGGCGGCACTCGTTATTTGTCCTATTTGCTGCGCAAATATAACGGCAACGACCAGGTCGCGGTAGCTGCTTATAATGCCGGTCCCGGGACCATTGACCGTCTCGGCATACAGACCAATGAGGAACTGCAGCAAAAACTAAGCCATTTGCCCGAAGAAACACGCAACTATGTGGCAAAGGTATTAAATGTGCGGTAG
- a CDS encoding cysteine desulfurase family protein, with protein sequence MLYFDHCASTPPYDEVIQTLAEVMKAHYANPSSIHGAGLQADKLVERSRTVLAGATGTKPEEWLFTSGGTESNNLAVKGAAKFYRSRGNHIITTAIEHASVYDAYKQLEAEGFRVTYLPVNVTGHVDPGELQKQLSDDTILVSVMHVNNETGSVQPIAEIGRLLKDRPKTLFHVDAVQSIGKLPVDIKGWGIDLLTGSAHKLRGPKGVGFLYVREGLRLQPLQSGGSQEHALRAGTQNVPAIVAAAKAFRMTMSSAEERAEAMYALRSQLIKAIESIPELKLNGSADAMAAGAPMAPHIVNVSYPGMKPEVMVHMLEEAGIIASTKSACSSKDDKPSRVLLAMGLERAQASGGIRISFGDEHTPQDIKKLEDGLRAVVRRLKPLERG encoded by the coding sequence ATGCTATATTTTGACCATTGCGCTTCAACACCTCCGTATGATGAAGTGATTCAGACACTGGCAGAGGTGATGAAGGCGCATTACGCCAATCCGTCGTCCATTCATGGCGCCGGCTTGCAGGCTGATAAGCTGGTGGAACGGTCAAGAACCGTTCTTGCTGGCGCAACGGGAACGAAGCCGGAAGAATGGCTGTTCACTTCGGGAGGAACGGAAAGCAATAACCTCGCTGTGAAGGGAGCGGCAAAATTTTACCGCAGCCGGGGCAATCATATTATTACGACCGCTATTGAGCATGCTTCGGTCTATGATGCGTACAAGCAGCTGGAAGCGGAAGGCTTCCGGGTTACGTATTTGCCGGTCAATGTGACCGGCCATGTCGACCCGGGCGAGCTTCAGAAACAGTTGTCCGACGATACGATTCTGGTTAGCGTAATGCATGTGAACAACGAAACCGGCTCGGTACAGCCGATTGCCGAAATCGGCAGGCTGCTGAAAGACCGGCCGAAGACGCTGTTCCATGTAGATGCGGTGCAAAGCATCGGCAAGCTGCCTGTAGATATAAAAGGCTGGGGAATCGATCTGCTGACCGGTTCGGCCCATAAGCTGCGCGGCCCGAAAGGGGTCGGCTTCTTGTATGTGCGCGAAGGGTTGCGGCTGCAGCCGCTGCAGTCGGGCGGCTCACAGGAGCACGCGCTGCGGGCCGGCACGCAAAATGTGCCAGCCATCGTTGCGGCGGCCAAAGCGTTCCGGATGACGATGTCATCCGCAGAGGAGCGGGCGGAAGCAATGTATGCGCTGCGCAGCCAGCTGATTAAGGCGATTGAGTCTATTCCCGAGCTGAAGCTGAATGGCTCTGCCGACGCGATGGCGGCCGGCGCGCCGATGGCTCCGCATATCGTGAATGTGTCCTACCCGGGGATGAAACCGGAAGTGATGGTCCATATGCTGGAGGAGGCCGGCATTATTGCCAGCACCAAGTCCGCATGCTCCTCGAAGGATGACAAGCCAAGCCGCGTGCTGCTTGCCATGGGCTTAGAACGGGCGCAGGCATCTGGCGGCATTCGGATCAGCTTTGGAGACGAGCATACACCGCAAGACATCAAGAAGCTGGAAGACGGCCTAAGAGCCGTCGTGAGGCGGCTGAAGCCGCTGGAGAGGGGTTAA